The following proteins come from a genomic window of Synechococcus sp. BIOS-E4-1:
- the guaA gene encoding glutamine-hydrolyzing GMP synthase — MSQVPIEGQRQPAIVILDFGSQYSELIARRVRETEVFSVVLGYSTSVEELRQLAPKGIILSGGPSSVYADGAPLCDPQIWSMGIPVLGVCYGMQLMVQQLGGRVVAATGKAEYGKAPLEVDDPTDLLTNVDNGSTMWMSHGDSVEALPEGFVRLAHTANTPEAAVAHHERQLYGVQFHPEVVHSTCGMAMLRNFVYHICGCEPDWTTATFIEEAVKQIRDQVGEKRVLLALSGGVDSSTLAFLLKKAIGDQLTCMFIDQGFMRKGEPEFLMDFFDRKFNIYVEYIKARQRFLTKLKDVTDPEQKRKIIGTEFIRVFEEESRRLGPFDYLAQGTLYPDVIESAGTNVDPKTGERVAVKIKSHHNVGGLPKDLQFKLVEPLRKLFKDEVRKVGRSLGLPEEIVRRHPFPGPGLAIRILGEVTAEKLDCLRDADLIVREEVKEAGLYHDIWQAFAVLLPVRSVGVMGDKRTYAWPIVLRCVSSEDGMTADWSRLPYDLMETISNRIVNEVKGVNRVVLDITSKPPGTIEWE; from the coding sequence ATGTCCCAGGTTCCGATTGAAGGTCAGCGACAGCCGGCAATCGTCATTCTTGATTTCGGCTCCCAGTACTCCGAACTGATTGCCCGCCGGGTGCGAGAGACCGAAGTGTTTTCCGTGGTGCTGGGATACAGCACCTCTGTTGAAGAGCTACGCCAACTTGCGCCCAAGGGGATCATCCTCAGCGGCGGCCCCAGTTCGGTGTATGCCGATGGTGCTCCTCTCTGTGACCCACAGATCTGGTCGATGGGGATTCCGGTGCTCGGCGTCTGTTACGGCATGCAGCTGATGGTGCAGCAGTTGGGCGGACGTGTGGTGGCAGCCACCGGTAAAGCGGAGTACGGCAAAGCACCGCTCGAGGTGGACGATCCCACGGACTTGCTCACCAATGTGGATAACGGCTCCACGATGTGGATGAGTCATGGGGATTCGGTGGAAGCTCTTCCGGAGGGCTTCGTGCGCCTTGCCCATACGGCGAATACTCCTGAGGCGGCCGTCGCTCACCATGAGCGCCAGTTGTATGGGGTGCAGTTCCATCCCGAGGTGGTGCATTCCACCTGCGGCATGGCGATGCTCCGCAATTTCGTCTATCACATCTGTGGCTGTGAGCCTGATTGGACTACAGCAACGTTCATTGAGGAAGCTGTCAAACAGATTCGCGACCAGGTCGGCGAGAAGAGGGTGTTGCTTGCTCTCTCAGGTGGCGTGGATTCCTCAACCCTGGCCTTTCTGCTCAAGAAGGCCATTGGTGATCAGCTCACCTGCATGTTCATTGATCAGGGCTTCATGCGCAAGGGCGAGCCTGAGTTCCTGATGGACTTCTTTGACCGCAAGTTCAATATATACGTTGAGTACATCAAAGCCCGGCAACGGTTCCTGACCAAACTCAAGGACGTCACAGATCCGGAGCAGAAGCGCAAGATCATCGGCACCGAATTCATCCGTGTTTTTGAAGAGGAGAGCCGTCGCCTCGGTCCCTTTGATTATCTGGCCCAGGGCACGCTCTATCCCGATGTGATCGAGAGTGCTGGGACCAATGTCGATCCCAAGACCGGTGAGCGGGTGGCTGTGAAGATCAAGAGCCACCACAACGTGGGTGGCCTCCCCAAGGATCTTCAGTTCAAGCTGGTGGAACCGCTGCGCAAGTTGTTCAAAGACGAAGTGCGCAAAGTCGGTCGCTCGCTCGGACTTCCTGAGGAGATCGTGCGTCGTCATCCCTTCCCTGGTCCGGGTCTGGCGATTCGCATCCTTGGTGAAGTCACAGCGGAGAAACTTGATTGCCTGCGTGACGCGGACCTGATCGTGCGCGAAGAGGTGAAGGAAGCCGGTCTGTATCACGACATCTGGCAGGCCTTCGCCGTTCTGTTGCCTGTGCGGTCAGTGGGAGTCATGGGTGACAAGCGCACCTATGCCTGGCCGATTGTGCTCCGCTGCGTTTCCAGTGAAGACGGTATGACCGCAGACTGGTCAAGATTGCCCTACGACCTGATGGAGACCATTTCCAATCGCATTGTCAATGAGGTGAAAGGTGTGAACCGTGTGGTTCTGGACATCACCAGCAAACCGCCTGGCACCATCGAGTGGGAATAG
- a CDS encoding histidine phosphatase family protein — translation MKNIRLVSTSAALVAGGLLATSLVTNTHSAKAAVEDYEINAATISGDQRNTDFINRVGAKQLVNDLRRGGYVIYLRHARTNKDWGDQVSPNLNLADCNTQRRLSPDGKKEAVEIGRGVKAARVPVGDVISSDYCRAYNTAQLAFGKYSKNSNLNFLPCVDCTPQDYKEYANRVAPLLSAKPASGTNTFLVGHDDPFQGVTMGVVPPDGIYPDPMGVSYVVKPMGNGQFELVAKLLPTQWRALSQF, via the coding sequence TTGAAGAACATTCGTCTTGTTTCGACTTCTGCGGCTCTGGTCGCCGGAGGTCTTCTGGCAACATCACTCGTGACGAACACCCATTCGGCGAAAGCGGCCGTTGAGGATTACGAAATTAATGCCGCGACGATCTCTGGAGATCAGCGAAACACCGATTTCATTAATCGTGTTGGTGCAAAACAGCTTGTCAATGATCTGCGCCGCGGTGGATATGTGATCTATTTGCGTCACGCAAGAACCAACAAGGACTGGGGTGATCAGGTCAGTCCAAATTTGAATCTCGCTGATTGCAACACGCAGCGTCGTCTGAGCCCGGACGGCAAAAAAGAGGCTGTTGAGATTGGTCGGGGCGTCAAGGCGGCAAGAGTTCCAGTTGGCGATGTGATTTCCAGCGATTACTGCCGTGCATACAACACCGCTCAGCTTGCCTTTGGTAAATACTCAAAAAATTCAAATCTGAATTTCCTGCCGTGTGTGGATTGCACGCCTCAGGATTACAAGGAATATGCCAACAGGGTGGCTCCGCTCCTTTCGGCAAAGCCGGCCTCAGGCACCAATACATTTCTCGTTGGTCATGACGATCCCTTCCAGGGAGTCACTATGGGAGTGGTGCCGCCCGATGGGATTTATCCCGATCCAATGGGAGTTTCCTATGTGGTGAAGCCGATGGGCAACGGTCAGTTTGAACTGGTGGCCAAACTTCTTCCCACGCAGTGGAGAGCACTGTCTCAATTCTGA